TGTCCGTAAAATCCTTTTCAACTAATAAATTATTAACGTGttacatatatatatttatatattttaaatgTATAATAACGTAGGGAACCTGCCCTCACgcgtgtatgtttgtatgtatatgtgtgtgtgtgttgttttCAATATTCCATTTGTAATGATTCTACAACAATATTGCATCACATGCTGGTTCTAATGTTGTGAGTACTGGTCTGCACATACGGTTGCAAATTCAAGATGAGTGTACTCTGTGTATTATTTTGTGTCCATATGATCATTACTTCACGGAAAAGGATGATGATGTGATTTTACTCAGGGATTTTCTTCACGATGTGAGTCGTCGTTCTCTGAAGCACTTTCCTCTTCAAGTGTCATCTGAAATAAAATGTTCATTACTGTTCAGCAAGAATATTTATGTTATTTCATCACACCTGGAAGCGAATCTTGTCCTCCGCATCGTCATTCGCTGGCGGTGAGGGAGGTATTAAGCTCTGGTAATAGTCACGGTTTTCTTCCAACGTGTCAAGAATGTCTTGTGCATCCGGGTGCACCAAATCGGCCCAAGTTTCCCAAAGAGGATGTACGATGTAGTCGATGAAACCAACCTGCGATTTTTCGATTGTCGCATTTTGTCGATCACACATCGGACTGATGTCCATTCCTGCGGCTCGTTCCTTATCTCCTTGTTGGAAGAACTCTTCCATGAGCAGAGAGACCCACTTTTTGTACAGGGGCAAAGGTTTGGTGGGATTGCTAAGATCAGCACAATGTACCATGTTTTCTAACACCTGTTGGTTGATGTGTTAATGAAGTATACACCTGATGAAATATTTACCCATACCTGTATTCTATCAGTATAATTATCTAACAGTAGTACTCCAGAACCAGCTACTTTTTTCGTCTCAACCATTGTTTTCAGGTCGGCTAGCAGGGTCATGTGCTTTGACATGTCTGTTGATAGCACCATATCGATTACCATTTTTCGAAAAGTTTGACGTTGTTTCCTGCAAACATtttgtaataatattaattttgtGGATGAGTAATCGAAATTATAAACGAATTGTCGCAAAtaagaacaaaatgtctgaaattaAATTTCAGACAACATTTTATAGAGTtatacatgcaaaaaaaaatccaggttgtttacaataacaaaacgattagttgctcaaataaaaaaaatagttatctTTTAGCTTTTTGTAcctcatgggtaccggtttAAACGAAAGGAGAgcaggtcatttcgccggaagtcgtatcgtcgagagggtcatttcgccaaaagggtcatttctccattttttgtgttattgtgTCTCCTGGATAATTGGTGTGGTGTAGCCACATAATCGAAATCATGATGGCTTtggcagttcggttttacatctcatccaagtcagtcgataaaacaaaaccgcttacgttcgggacagaagaaaccaagtacagtattgtgtagtattgttcactacacaatactgtacttggtatgACCTCAAAATGAGTgaatcaaacgaacaaaagctaccgccgacacgaaagaatacaattgttgttgacttcaggcattgcaaaattcgaccttcgatacgagaaggcTTGCTTAAGgatcaaatgcatcttgacattaaatatgtgcatttacttcaatgcaataagacgaataatgttgtttacatccagttttataaagagttggatgcaattcaattcgcaaaagacaataacaatgtgcactatgtggagcacgagaacattaagtacaacatttcagtatatttggatgatagtgctatagaagtgcgtgtgcatgatcttcactcaagcgtcaccgattcttatattcgcaaaactatgtcccaatacggagagattctctctatggaaaaagaaaagtggaagatttttttcccgggtattctaaatggcgtacgtttattacgaatacacttgaagaagcctataccttcttatgtgattttcaagatacaagaattccgtgcaaatcacttgttacctatgacaatcagatagccacatgtcaatattgccaaaaagctgttcactacggtaagccatgtgataaactagacaaggagacaactacactaaAGGACAGCGGTGCTTCCTCCACACaatccccaagcaaccccagtacacctgtgacagccaccaacaacaatgaagcatccccttcaacgaatccatcatcatcccctataaaacaaagtacaccagctgcagttaacaacttaccatccaaccaaccagcaactgcaaacaatgtacaacaaggctcatctccagcaactagcaatgaaaccaataacaataccatcgatgtggcaatggatgacgagacgaaccacgaacgaagtgcccctcaatcctcgcaggagggaaatagaagctcctctccccctagaaaaagggtgacaacgagatccaactaaaaaaaaattatttaaaaaatcggcttaatcggccacgtgaagcttgtacgcaaataggcctgaataaaaaatatcttttaaataaaacaaaaaaagatgGCTTGGCGGCAAGAAGCCGTCGAGGCGACGCAAGGCCTctcgcatacaaacctgtaccaCCTcgcttgcccggtctactcaaagttaGGTTCTTTTGCTTGCTTTAGTTAGGGCAGTACATGAATCAAAACAATGTGACGAAGCCGAATTAGAtgtgttttcatttttattcagtAAACGGAAAACACAACAAACATTTGCATgctagatacacctatgcaaatgCTTCGATGTTTGTAACTAATAAAGTCAACTAGTTTtcccgttctgaggttcatgaatcaatctttattcaattacaggattcagcaaaatgatcctttcagcgaaatggcattcggcgaagtggcccgttcggcgaaattaccctttcggcgaaatggttttcggcaaaacggcttttggcgaaacggcttttggcgaaatagctttaggcgaaatgaccctgacccgtactaaagtgcacatgactgttttgattgttttacggttcgccttcagctcattagtgcattagcagattataataaactgctaatgccttctcgcggatcaacataatccgctaagcacaGTGATCATAAATTCGTtttgagctgaatgcgaaacatgAAATAAACAGGAAACAGTTGTTTCAAACCAAGATATCAAGACTAAAAAAACAATGGTTACATCAAACCAGAATTGTTATTGTCACTATGACCACAACAAAAAAGTGTTAGAATTATtcggaatttatttatttttactgtatttttttctgtgtgtgaGATATAGTTCAAATCTGCTTGACACGCATTTTTGTACGATTCTTTATTTACACAATTTTACCAGATCTTTCGGGATAACATTATTAGTGACTTTACCAAGTTACAATCCATATCCATATTTCTTGGTTCATATTGAAATGAAGTAAAAAATTCGTGCTGTTAAAAGTCATCGAGAAAGAAAAATCGAATGTTTACGAATTTTTCCATGGTTTCtgatttttttggatttattttactCCTTTTTTCATTGAGCACGGTACGTATAATTTGACTAAATTTTCTAGGAAACTATATCACAAAATTAGATGAAAAATATGCAACACTGCAGTAATAGTGATGCGAACATTCAACATAAAGATTTGATGAATTCAAAGATCTAACACAAAAAGAATATTAGATCGTTGAagaaatcttttggcgcgcaacaagttgttttgtgtgaagttttcacatgcatacttgattcatgtgaTTTGTCATTCCGagtcacgtgcttaattgggtatcaacaatattgcttgccaaattatttaatgatggaacgcaaatgagtgttctagctataccgtaaacaggatcaaaagttctgTAACTTGAACTTTCAAGTTACCAAAACTTGAAGTTttggtaacttgaactttcgaatgtccaagaattactcattttatctttcgattttttaataatatcaaactaactagagattgtgaAAGGAGAAACAATATGAAAAATGTGAAGCCATATtactcaaggaagagtaaggatttgaagataaagtgcgaaaaaattcgacgtaacaaggttcatttaagtaagaagaaggtttctcgcatctaaacctttaccttctaccagaggagtcgaacttagcgatgcgaatcatccgagtatttgatatgtcagaaatttatcaaataattactgactgaccagaagtcataaattaaaagcaaaaaaaaaaaacatttatcgctgaattgttaatcgaaaattgttactgtgattgtcacgctacgaacattcatcaaacacgactaaataatatcaccagactagcgagaagtgacgaactacaagtcgcgagggcagcttttgtaaatttgaagAATCGATTTAAATTTGTCATCatagttatttttgcttcactttttatcccatatgtcgaaaccattaatttgagagagatctaaaatcgctgttcgatgcactgactcaaaagatgatgTGGCGATCAGTGCATTCGCTTAATTTTAGCGTAACAAAGGCTTTAAACATATTCACAACTTTTAACTATTGATACAATAGCCCAACTTCTTTCAAATATTGCTGCATTCAGGTAAATACAATTGGCTGCTTTCAGGTAAATCAAAAGAAAATCCATTCATCTTCAACAGGAATAATGGCTTGATGAATCGTAAATCATAttcttttcttatagtcgtttCTATAACTTGACTTGACGCACATCTCTggcgtgttgggctcgcggtctctgcacctgtggtgacggttatcaggacatcgagcatgtcgtgtggtcgtgcgtagagtatcgcgacgccaggtcgaagctactggaatccgaATAgtccatatatgcttctcatataccaattcttcaaacacattaatattcaagtgtaatgtgttattcctcgcttagaaagtataatctccacctatagGTTCgatactaacatccgctcgattctctcgatccccgtccctgtccgccatcttcattggaactaacaagatcttttttttgtcactaactttttcgttccccctttctcagtctcttcaccatctcgatggcaactaattagttttcaaacatattgtttccataccccctttttacctcgcttaccacaatatttacttgttttcattctcttctgtaacatcaccatcaccgcccacggaagaccgctccagtcgaagaccagcatgcgggccacccgccgggccttcgtagcctgggggtgttttccgcggacccaaaCGAACCGAaagaagcggccatagatatttaacaacgccatctggaagactcagacaatattcaattccacaaccactgccgatcgccagctgaaagctggctTTTTGAAAATCCGAGACgccataatctaatgatactattttagttttaagttagtcgttaattaagattagaaaatacccttggcatcttagagcttaagcagtgtgcctgaaaatatattatattattgaataaaaaaaaacgtcatcCTTCAACATTTggctgaaaacgaaaaccatTCAGCAACTATCGAATTCATCTATTTTGACTCCCTGCGACTTTtacctattcggtcgactcaagaaaccgttTCAGCACCTgggatgagattatggaaaaaatcGCAGATGCCTCCGATGGCCATactgaaaactgaatataaaacatGTTtcgagaattggaacaaacactGGCAAAAGTGTGTTGCAGTGGATGGGGAGTtctttgaaggggacaatatcgattttgatgcataatcttgtatttttaattttctaaataaattccgggaactttttgatcaaggtagtatggCGATTCGTAAGAAATAAAATTGTTCTACTAGGACAGTATAGTTCAGTGTTTGTATGACCAACTAGGATCCTAGGTTTAGACGTCTTGGCTGACTTAGATAtttttaatataataataataataataataataatagtaataataataataataatataaatgatataaataataataataataataataataataataataataataatattaataatagtaaCTTACTTCTGTATATTCCGTAGTATATCGCAGTCTTCATTTTGCAAGAGTTTAAATGCAACTGCCAAATGATGATTTTCTAGCACAGATTCGTCATTGTACATAATCGCTAGTTCTGAACCTGTAACAAAAACTCACATTTAGAGAAATAAGTACCAACCTAGTAAATTTGCATACTCGAATTAATTAAAAACTGATTGGTTAAACCCGGATGATCAACATCATGAATACATGCTGCAAATAATGCTGCGCagatctctaatgcagtaaatacGTTCTCTAGTGCTGGTGTGTTTAGCAATACGTGGGTACTCTGCGCCACATCTGCCGCATGCAATGAATTGTGAAATGGGTTGTCCTTAACATAGTGATCCTCTAGAGTTGTCATAAACGCTAGAAAAACTTTGGATGGTATCATAAGAGTGTTTAAAATATCCCTTTCctgttaaaaatgaaatcgaGCTATCGAAACGCTAAATAATAAGAATTAATCCATGAAATACCTGAAAAATAGCAAAAGCTATACAGGTAAGCGGTCGATTGTTGCTTAGAGTTTCAATTTTAAATATGTCGATGCCCCATGTATCAGCATTATTGAGAACTTGTCCAAGTTGATGTTCGTGGGGTGTATCCACGCCATACTGTGGTAAACGATCACTGGTAAATGAATTTGTGTGCTGTAAAGGTCGTTTGAACCCAGAAATTTGCGACATCCGTTCGCCCATTCGTGGCGACCTGCTTCTACAAAATGTGCTCGGATTATGAGAATCTGAGTCATCTCTGCTGTATGGGATATCCAACTCCTGTTGTTTATCTATAAACAAAGCATTTGATTTGAAGACtttatttctaaaaaaaattactcacCTAAGAAGGTCGAACAAATATACTCTGAAATCTGGTTGCCAGATTTACTAGATTCACTAAGATGCGATAGCTCTTTGTTAAGCATCCGTTTGAACTAAAATACACATATTAGAAGTATTGCATAAAAATTATCATACGAATAAGCAGAGATTCTATCATTTGCAAAGGGAGCGACGGAATAAACTATGTAAAATTTACCTTCAATGACGCCATGTCGGAAACGCTTCTGTGCGTTTGCACGGTTTCTAATTGATCTAGACACCAATCCAGCTCATCAATCGTTTCTAAAGCCAGCTTTATATACGATTCATCCCCTGGATTCGGTGCTTTGGGAATTGGTGTCAACTGAATATTGTTTCGTTTTGATCTACAAACCATTAGCAATTATTAAATGCAGTATTGTTcagtaaaaatatatat
This genomic window from Malaya genurostris strain Urasoe2022 chromosome 1, Malgen_1.1, whole genome shotgun sequence contains:
- the LOC131425091 gene encoding cAMP-specific 3',5'-cyclic phosphodiesterase isoform X4; translation: MQHFHNPLLPSRIKACTIRYADVVRSLTPSPKININRIKIKSKSKSITSNSSTVGDFESSSSSTNVSSSANKMQAEQGSIGDLQKYHSRYLKNRRHTLANVRFDVENGQGSRSPLEGGSPAAAAAAGLVLQNLPQRRESFLYRSDSDFEMSPKSMSRNSSIASERTDKFSRLKEVEAPTITSSDRTHMEDLIVTPFAQILASLRSVRSNFYSLTNVTPPKSKRNNIQLTPIPKAPNPGDESYIKLALETIDELDWCLDQLETVQTHRSVSDMASLKFKRMLNKELSHLSESSKSGNQISEYICSTFLDKQQELDIPYSRDDSDSHNPSTFCRSRSPRMGERMSQISGFKRPLQHTNSFTSDRLPQYGVDTPHEHQLGQVLNNADTWGIDIFKIETLSNNRPLTCIAFAIFQERDILNTLMIPSKVFLAFMTTLEDHYVKDNPFHNSLHAADVAQSTHVLLNTPALENVFTALEICAALFAACIHDVDHPGLTNQFLINSSSELAIMYNDESVLENHHLAVAFKLLQNEDCDILRNIQKKQRQTFRKMVIDMVLSTDMSKHMTLLADLKTMVETKKVAGSGVLLLDNYTDRIQVLENMVHCADLSNPTKPLPLYKKWVSLLMEEFFQQGDKERAAGMDISPMCDRQNATIEKSQVGFIDYIVHPLWETWADLVHPDAQDILDTLEENRDYYQSLIPPSPPANDDAEDKIRFQMTLEEESASENDDSHREENP
- the LOC131425091 gene encoding cAMP-specific 3',5'-cyclic phosphodiesterase isoform X5: MLPYSKLNARRASRTFKVSFDVENGQGSRSPLEGGSPAAAAAAGLVLQNLPQRRESFLYRSDSDFEMSPKSMSRNSSIASERTDKFSRLKEVEAPTITSSDRTHMEDLIVTPFAQILASLRSVRSNFYSLTNVTPPKSKRNNIQLTPIPKAPNPGDESYIKLALETIDELDWCLDQLETVQTHRSVSDMASLKFKRMLNKELSHLSESSKSGNQISEYICSTFLDKQQELDIPYSRDDSDSHNPSTFCRSRSPRMGERMSQISGFKRPLQHTNSFTSDRLPQYGVDTPHEHQLGQVLNNADTWGIDIFKIETLSNNRPLTCIAFAIFQERDILNTLMIPSKVFLAFMTTLEDHYVKDNPFHNSLHAADVAQSTHVLLNTPALENVFTALEICAALFAACIHDVDHPGLTNQFLINSSSELAIMYNDESVLENHHLAVAFKLLQNEDCDILRNIQKKQRQTFRKMVIDMVLSTDMSKHMTLLADLKTMVETKKVAGSGVLLLDNYTDRIQVLENMVHCADLSNPTKPLPLYKKWVSLLMEEFFQQGDKERAAGMDISPMCDRQNATIEKSQVGFIDYIVHPLWETWADLVHPDAQDILDTLEENRDYYQSLIPPSPPANDDAEDKIRFQMTLEEESASENDDSHREENP
- the LOC131425091 gene encoding cAMP-specific 3',5'-cyclic phosphodiesterase isoform X1; amino-acid sequence: MEEENDKVCSLKQFTQQKQGIRSMLLNQQHLTFNERYSAQALDDNALNVVKMPESVPNQGNHGATSVNSNASVQTFQSLLTSSSVSAMSSVSLNKSRFHSFRQSSSETATKQSRSTNFSNFEVTASGLRRTLQHNTAAPIQFQETESISTGSALPGPQIVVSPCMETMFGQVDTSTETKLKKSLQLNRKISILNPVHLSIRSEQTKEERTSCYINSGALDFDVENGQGSRSPLEGGSPAAAAAAGLVLQNLPQRRESFLYRSDSDFEMSPKSMSRNSSIASERTDKFSRLKEVEAPTITSSDRTHMEDLIVTPFAQILASLRSVRSNFYSLTNVTPPKSKRNNIQLTPIPKAPNPGDESYIKLALETIDELDWCLDQLETVQTHRSVSDMASLKFKRMLNKELSHLSESSKSGNQISEYICSTFLDKQQELDIPYSRDDSDSHNPSTFCRSRSPRMGERMSQISGFKRPLQHTNSFTSDRLPQYGVDTPHEHQLGQVLNNADTWGIDIFKIETLSNNRPLTCIAFAIFQERDILNTLMIPSKVFLAFMTTLEDHYVKDNPFHNSLHAADVAQSTHVLLNTPALENVFTALEICAALFAACIHDVDHPGLTNQFLINSSSELAIMYNDESVLENHHLAVAFKLLQNEDCDILRNIQKKQRQTFRKMVIDMVLSTDMSKHMTLLADLKTMVETKKVAGSGVLLLDNYTDRIQVLENMVHCADLSNPTKPLPLYKKWVSLLMEEFFQQGDKERAAGMDISPMCDRQNATIEKSQVGFIDYIVHPLWETWADLVHPDAQDILDTLEENRDYYQSLIPPSPPANDDAEDKIRFQMTLEEESASENDDSHREENP
- the LOC131425091 gene encoding cAMP-specific 3',5'-cyclic phosphodiesterase isoform X6; its protein translation is MQAEQGSIGDLQKYHSRYLKNRRHTLANVRFDVENGQGSRSPLEGGSPAAAAAAGLVLQNLPQRRESFLYRSDSDFEMSPKSMSRNSSIASERTDKFSRLKEVEAPTITSSDRTHMEDLIVTPFAQILASLRSVRSNFYSLTNVTPPKSKRNNIQLTPIPKAPNPGDESYIKLALETIDELDWCLDQLETVQTHRSVSDMASLKFKRMLNKELSHLSESSKSGNQISEYICSTFLDKQQELDIPYSRDDSDSHNPSTFCRSRSPRMGERMSQISGFKRPLQHTNSFTSDRLPQYGVDTPHEHQLGQVLNNADTWGIDIFKIETLSNNRPLTCIAFAIFQERDILNTLMIPSKVFLAFMTTLEDHYVKDNPFHNSLHAADVAQSTHVLLNTPALENVFTALEICAALFAACIHDVDHPGLTNQFLINSSSELAIMYNDESVLENHHLAVAFKLLQNEDCDILRNIQKKQRQTFRKMVIDMVLSTDMSKHMTLLADLKTMVETKKVAGSGVLLLDNYTDRIQVLENMVHCADLSNPTKPLPLYKKWVSLLMEEFFQQGDKERAAGMDISPMCDRQNATIEKSQVGFIDYIVHPLWETWADLVHPDAQDILDTLEENRDYYQSLIPPSPPANDDAEDKIRFQMTLEEESASENDDSHREENP
- the LOC131425091 gene encoding cAMP-specific 3',5'-cyclic phosphodiesterase isoform X3, whose protein sequence is MIVAVFVIFSLFRGFTHKRKTNSHNGLTTSTTVTATNDRQNYKLSDYTIVEANLNSSLEELCVSVQSDTFYSSATSKIYDKRRQDSSSICSDIFNTDEGRSVAEETRFATRKSLTRIRRCTSRTSLSRRRRTTGSFDVENGQGSRSPLEGGSPAAAAAAGLVLQNLPQRRESFLYRSDSDFEMSPKSMSRNSSIASERTDKFSRLKEVEAPTITSSDRTHMEDLIVTPFAQILASLRSVRSNFYSLTNVTPPKSKRNNIQLTPIPKAPNPGDESYIKLALETIDELDWCLDQLETVQTHRSVSDMASLKFKRMLNKELSHLSESSKSGNQISEYICSTFLDKQQELDIPYSRDDSDSHNPSTFCRSRSPRMGERMSQISGFKRPLQHTNSFTSDRLPQYGVDTPHEHQLGQVLNNADTWGIDIFKIETLSNNRPLTCIAFAIFQERDILNTLMIPSKVFLAFMTTLEDHYVKDNPFHNSLHAADVAQSTHVLLNTPALENVFTALEICAALFAACIHDVDHPGLTNQFLINSSSELAIMYNDESVLENHHLAVAFKLLQNEDCDILRNIQKKQRQTFRKMVIDMVLSTDMSKHMTLLADLKTMVETKKVAGSGVLLLDNYTDRIQVLENMVHCADLSNPTKPLPLYKKWVSLLMEEFFQQGDKERAAGMDISPMCDRQNATIEKSQVGFIDYIVHPLWETWADLVHPDAQDILDTLEENRDYYQSLIPPSPPANDDAEDKIRFQMTLEEESASENDDSHREENP
- the LOC131425091 gene encoding cAMP-specific 3',5'-cyclic phosphodiesterase isoform X2, producing MEEENDKVCSLKQFTQQKQGIRSMLLNQQHLTFNERYSAQALDDNALNVVKMPESVPNQGNHGATSVNSNASVQTFQSLLTSSSVSAMSSVSLNKSRFHSFRQSSSETATKQSRSTNFSNFEVTASGLRRTLQHNTAAPIQFQETESISTGSALPGPQIVVSPCMETMFGQVDTSTETKLKKSLQLNRKISILNPVHLSIRSEQTKEERTSCYINSGALDFDVENGQGSRSPLEGGSPAAAAAAGLVLQNLPQRRESFLYRSDSDFEMSPKSMSRNSSIASERLKEVEAPTITSSDRTHMEDLIVTPFAQILASLRSVRSNFYSLTNVTPPKSKRNNIQLTPIPKAPNPGDESYIKLALETIDELDWCLDQLETVQTHRSVSDMASLKFKRMLNKELSHLSESSKSGNQISEYICSTFLDKQQELDIPYSRDDSDSHNPSTFCRSRSPRMGERMSQISGFKRPLQHTNSFTSDRLPQYGVDTPHEHQLGQVLNNADTWGIDIFKIETLSNNRPLTCIAFAIFQERDILNTLMIPSKVFLAFMTTLEDHYVKDNPFHNSLHAADVAQSTHVLLNTPALENVFTALEICAALFAACIHDVDHPGLTNQFLINSSSELAIMYNDESVLENHHLAVAFKLLQNEDCDILRNIQKKQRQTFRKMVIDMVLSTDMSKHMTLLADLKTMVETKKVAGSGVLLLDNYTDRIQVLENMVHCADLSNPTKPLPLYKKWVSLLMEEFFQQGDKERAAGMDISPMCDRQNATIEKSQVGFIDYIVHPLWETWADLVHPDAQDILDTLEENRDYYQSLIPPSPPANDDAEDKIRFQMTLEEESASENDDSHREENP